The Perca fluviatilis chromosome 3, GENO_Pfluv_1.0, whole genome shotgun sequence nucleotide sequence ACTCAACAAATCTGGTTAGTTCAGGTCTCTCAAGTCAGACTTAGAGAGTAAAGTGTTCTGCTGTTTCTATTACCAGATAGTTTAAGGTGAGAAGATTACCTATAATTGTACAATATAGGAATTGATGTACTATAGTTGTACATTGTATGATTCAAATTAGCAAGTGTATGAAACTGCCCTAGGCTTATGTAATGCAGTTACACTATGCTTACTATTACATTTTAGTCATTTCGGGGGGAACAAAGAACATTGTTGTTTCTGCTGTTGAGGTTTTTCTCTTATGGTGGCAGGGCCCCCGAGCAGAGGGCTGCTCAAGTGTCTGGTCACTTTAAAGCTTGTTGTTATCCTCAAGTATAGATTTATGAACGTTAGATACTTTCATTTcccaccgtttttttttttttaaacaatctaCAACCCTGCAAACGTTTGAAACGTCCTCAAAAGAGGATGCAACAGAGACAAAACTGgaacaaacaggatcaatgtATTTTTATGTCAATGTGTTTGGCCTGTGGACAGATGTTTGTCACACATCTCCGTCTCCTAGAAATAAAATTGTTGTTGCCATGATGGTGGGATGAGGATGAGAGGAAACCAGAAATGGCTACTTCCTGTTGTATGGAGCCCAAACTTTGTGGGTGCACACGAACCTCAGAGCTTGTGGTTGTGACGTGACAACCTTATATTACAGACACTTGGGGTGGTTAGCTTCATTTTGTATTGTGTTACAGAacttttagtaaaaaaaaatagacagaTGAGTTACTGTTTCAATCTCAATGAAAATGTCGCAGATACCAATAAAACGAGGTAACATTTATTTGCCCCCATCCTGGTTTGTTTTCACATAGAAACATACATTTGAATATACATTTACATTGGTGATTTAagtgtttgtaataatgatTGAAAATCCTTTACTCATACAATACAAACCACTTGTACAGCTGTGTTTCCATTACGATTACTGATGTAAACAaacctttaataaaaaaaaaggtgatttAATTCTGATTCAGCTTActgaaggaaagggaaaaattATCAGAATGTTCTAGCGATGTAGCCAGTGTATTAGTTACACTTGTCAGCACAAATTCAGAGGGATACTTTTAGCATGAAGTATTTCCAGTGCTTCTAattcacacattttaaatgtaaactcTGATTTGGGACGAACAGATTCAGGTGGCCTCTATGGATTTCTGGTCATGCGTGGTACATTTGATGAAAGACAAAATATTGAGAAGAAAGGAGTTTAATAACGATTCTGAGCAGAACTAAAGTGTGCAGGCACTTCAGAGTCATTTCTAAAGGTTAAAGGGACAAAAACACTAACAAAAGGGGTTGGGAGGATGGATTTAAGTGAAAACTACAAGTGGCAAAGGCGTTTTACGCTCTACTCCCTGCGAATTACACGTAGCCTATCGACGTTGCTTTAGAAATTAATCGAGAGTAATAATATTTGgctactttttttttggggatagGGGGAAAGGACACCGGTTGCCACCCAGCAGTGGTGATGAAGGGCAGAGGAGGCTCGGGTGGGAGACTGCAGCACGGTGCGCAGTGACCGGCTGCATCCACTGGGGGAGGACCGAGCACCGCCTGCATGCGCTGCGGTACACGAACGACTTTCTCACCGAGGCTCtccatcatcacacacacacacacacacatacacacacacgcacgcacgcacacacacacacacacacacacacacgcacacaatggGAGGGATACAGGAGTATAGGTAAGGCGGCAgtggcagacagacagatgtgtgATGCTCAGACTCAACCATGGGGCCGTTTCCCCTCGCCTGTGTGAAGGTAAACTTTTACCCACCATCGCATCTTTTCGCCGTGACCGTGTGGCGGTGATGCCAACTCGCTGCTTGCACACCTgcctctgtttttcttttttttcttcaatgatAATTGCTGCCAGTATACCAGGAGCGATGCAGCAGAAACGGGGGCTGAAGTGGCAATAGATCCTGTTGAATTGAGACAAGACGTCGAGACGCAGTCAAAAAAGTGTCCTCCTCGGAGTGCGTCAGAGCACAGATGTATATAGTGGATGATATGGTCGCCGGCTGGATATGACGAGGGATTTGTGATATTACCCCCCTAAATCAAGACGGGGATTTAGGCAGAAGCGAAGAACTGCATCCTCACCTAGCCTACCttcccatcctcctcctccaacaGATTTGTTTGTAGGGGGGCTGAGGCGATTTTGTTTGGCCCCTTTTCACATGTAAGTATGAATGTCAGATTAAAGACGCTATTTTAATGGGCAGGACATTTCATGCGTAATGTCTGTTCTAAACAtaaatgtgttcatttatttCCGAAAGCCTACCTCCATGTTAACTCaatactaatactactactactaataatacgctaataataataataataataatatggcaATGAAGTTTACCGCCCTTATATTGCAAAATATGCGTAGTATCCTGGACTATGCAGTCGCCAAAACAACGGACATTAAAATGAatagaacacatgttgtgttttgtgccTAAACCAACTGCTGttttctcctctcttgtctttttttctcgCAGCTCCAGAGAGAGTCTGTCAGTCCTTCACCGGAGCTCTATAATGTAACAGCAAAGATCCAGttcatttaatttttaatttatatatatatatatttttcatctTATCACATAAAATGGCAACCAGGAGTGACCACGAAGGATCAAAAGACGCATTTGGGCGCAAGCAGCGGTCGTGGAGAAATTAGCCACCTGATGGGCGCCGGAGAAACCGAGCAGAGACTGTTTTGGTTCTAGCTTGTTGACTTGGTGATTGAAAATGCTGAACAAATAAAGGACGCTGCAAGTTGAGCACAGAGAGCCTGCGTAACAGGCTATGGCACCGACCCTCACATCTTTTTTGGTTACGGTAACGATGTCATAAAATACCGGAGGCCTGTGTCTAAACGGGAAGACAGGCTGATCAATATCTCCTGCCATGTTAAGTAGCCACATGGACTGCTCTCAACATGGGCCTTATTGAGGTGTGTTCGTTATTCTGACATTCTCATATGCACAACTGATTGGCCGAACCGGTTGATGCAtcattgtctctctctctctctgcgcgcgCGCCGAGCTGCAACTTTGATCCTCTGGCCCTGCATCCACTTCGCCCTGAGGCGGTTACTGTAGCGCACACGGACGCGAACCGCTCATTGGACTTAAAAATGGAGTTTGCCATGGTGGGTGCGGACGGCGGGTGCAATAGTCACCTGCCTTACGGATATGCCCAAGCTCGCGCACGGGAAAAGGAGCGCGAGAGGGAGCGCCAGGCTGTCCAGTCGAGAGCggcggctgctgctgccgcgGCCGCTGCTGAAGGTGGGTCAggtgaggagggaggaggaggcgtgGGGGGGTCCACCTCCACCTCGAGCGCTCCTCTCCTTAACAACCGCCAGCATCAGTCTCGCGCCGCCTCCTCCGCGAACGCCAACATCGGCAGCGGCGGGACCGCCTCgcgcccctcctcctcctccacctcctcctcctcctcctcacagccgccacagcagcagcagcagcagcagcaggagcccGAGCAGCAACAGAGAGTTCTCAGAGAGCGGAGAAAGCAACGCGGCGTCGGACGGTGGAGACGCAGCCGGACGACTCTCGGCGGGGACCTGCGCCACTCGGAGCTGGCGCTGCTCGGATCCGAGGAGGACATCAtgatagaggaggaggaggccgaGGGAGccgaggaagaagaggaggaggaggatgcggaggaggagaaggggtgCCGGGGAAGCAAGAGGTCGAGTTTTCTGTGCAACATGGGTGATGAGGAAGAGACCGTGTCGCTCACTGACAGGCGACCTCAGTCCGGCTACGAGAGTGTTTACAACGAGTGCGGCTGCTGCGAGAGAGTTGTCATCAACGTGTCGGGTCTGAAGTTTGAAACTCAGCTCAAGACTCTCACTCAGTTCCCGGACACTCTCCTGGGAGACCCCGACAAGCGAATCAGGTACTTTGACCCGCTAAGGAACGAATACTTCTTCGACCGGAACCGACCGAGTTTTGACGCCATTCTTTACTATTACCAGTCGGGGGGGCGGTTGAAAAGACCAGTCAACGTCCCGTTTGACATCTTCTCCGAGGAGGTGAAGTTTTACGAACTCGGGGACGAGGCGATACTCAAGTTTCGGGAGGATGAGGgttttgtcaaagaggaggaaAAACCTCTGCCGGAGGACGAGTTCAAGCGCCAGATCTGGCTGCTTTTTGAGTATCCGGAGAGCTCGAGCCCCGCCAGGGGCATAGCGGTCGTGTCCGTCCTGGTTATAGTTATTTCTATTGTCATTTTCTGCCTGGAGACGCTGCCGGAGTTTAGGGACGAAAAAGAATACCTACAGCCGCGACACAACTCCACTCAACCCGACCACGGATTTACTCCTTTCAACGACCCGTTTTTCCTCGTGGAAACGGTTTGCATCATCTGGTTCTCCTTTGAGATTATAGTCCGCTTCTTTGCGAGTCCGAGCAAACCGGatttctttaaaaacattatGAACTCAATAGACATTGTATCCATTCTGCCTTATTTCATAACCCTCGGCACGGACCTGGCGCAGCAACAAGGCAACGGGCAGCAAGCGATGAGCTTTGCCATCCTGAGAATAATCCGCCTTGTCCGGGTGTTTCGCATATTCAAACTGTCCAGGCACTCCAAGGGGCTGCAGATCCTGGGCCATACCCTGCGCGCCAGCATGAGGGAGCTGGCCCTCCTCATTTTCTTCCTGGTTATAGGTGTCATCCTGTTCTCCAGCGCGGTGTACTTCGCCGAGGCGGACGAGCCCACCTCTCAGTTCACGAGCATCCCCGACGCTTTCTGGTGGGCAGTGGTGACCATGACAACGGTGGGCTACGGCGACATGAAGCCCATCACTGTCGGTGGGAAGATAGTGGGCTCCCTCTGCGCGATCGCGGGCGTGTTAACCATCGCGCTCCCGGTGCCGGTCATAGTGTCCAACTTCAACTACTTTTACCACAGGGAGACCGATAACCAGGATGACCAGGCGCCGGTGGTGGAGAGCATGCCCCCGGGCTGCCCCTATTTCCCGGACTTTTTAAGGAAATTCAAAGGCTCGCCCTCTGGCTCATCGATGGGTGACAAAGCGGAGTATATGGAGATGGAGGAAGGCCTGACGGAGTCGCTTTGTGGTCTGGACAAGAGCCCCAGTAAAGGAAACGGCACAGACATAGGGAGGAAAAACAGCACTAACTCAAAATCCGTTCAGACTGACGTGTGAAGTATAGAGTTCAGTTTCCCCCCCCGTTTTTTTCTTAAGAAGAATACGCCCTAATAGATACTGTACAAGAGCAGGTGGTCCCCTAACACAAGTTTTACGCACGCCTCagagcccccccacacacacacacgcacgcacgcacgcacactcacactcacacaggtcACCAATTggcagattaaaatgtttcattcTCTCCATCTCAGAGCAAAAGTGTATCCCAAATCCTCTCCACAACCTTTAGGAACAATTATGATCAATATTTCCCCAATGGGGTTGATTAATTAATTTGTCTTACCTATGCGGGCTTCCAAATCTGAATTAAAAGTCTAGACAAGACAGGCTATGCATTCGCACTTTATGAGTTTCATCCGTCAATAAGAGAAAGGGTAGGGATGATCGTTTTTGCTGTTATGCAATAAAGTTAAACAATTTGTTTGCACTAATGTAGAATTTGCGCTGGGTTTTgggcagatttttatttcagaGACAGAAACTGTAGGCCGTGCAAATGGCAATCATTTAGTCATCCTCTGACCACTTAGCTGAAGAATGTTTGAGTAACTTCCTTAAAGAGAGCAAACTAGGGATATTAATGAGCTCTTTCATACGCTGCCAATAAAAATTGGACTCCAATAAAGGAAAAGCCTGAGAcagataaaacatttttgttactgTTCCAACACTaatatgaacaaaaaaaagctaatttctAAGACATAGCATTTAGCAGTCATCAAATAAACCAGGGCTTGAATTATTTCTATGACATCTACACAAATATGCTTttccacaaaaagaaaaaagccttGTGTTGTTGACCCACTATGAGAGCTAAGCACAGGAAACATCAGAGTTAAAAAATGGCTGGAGAAATGACTTGCCCTGCCAGGTTTTGTATGGACAGGCTTGGAGCCTTGGCGACAACAGTTTCCCCAGTTTCATTTAAACCACCTCAATATGACAATATCCCTTTACACGGATGCAGATGGAAAGCTAT carries:
- the kcna4 gene encoding potassium voltage-gated channel subfamily A member 1; amino-acid sequence: MEFAMVGADGGCNSHLPYGYAQARAREKERERERQAVQSRAAAAAAAAAAEGGSGEEGGGGVGGSTSTSSAPLLNNRQHQSRAASSANANIGSGGTASRPSSSSTSSSSSSQPPQQQQQQQQEPEQQQRVLRERRKQRGVGRWRRSRTTLGGDLRHSELALLGSEEDIMIEEEEAEGAEEEEEEEDAEEEKGCRGSKRSSFLCNMGDEEETVSLTDRRPQSGYESVYNECGCCERVVINVSGLKFETQLKTLTQFPDTLLGDPDKRIRYFDPLRNEYFFDRNRPSFDAILYYYQSGGRLKRPVNVPFDIFSEEVKFYELGDEAILKFREDEGFVKEEEKPLPEDEFKRQIWLLFEYPESSSPARGIAVVSVLVIVISIVIFCLETLPEFRDEKEYLQPRHNSTQPDHGFTPFNDPFFLVETVCIIWFSFEIIVRFFASPSKPDFFKNIMNSIDIVSILPYFITLGTDLAQQQGNGQQAMSFAILRIIRLVRVFRIFKLSRHSKGLQILGHTLRASMRELALLIFFLVIGVILFSSAVYFAEADEPTSQFTSIPDAFWWAVVTMTTVGYGDMKPITVGGKIVGSLCAIAGVLTIALPVPVIVSNFNYFYHRETDNQDDQAPVVESMPPGCPYFPDFLRKFKGSPSGSSMGDKAEYMEMEEGLTESLCGLDKSPSKGNGTDIGRKNSTNSKSVQTDV